The following is a genomic window from Acidimicrobiales bacterium.
CGTCCCTGATCCGATCCGCGGCGGACCCCGGTGATGGGGTGAACGCCCGATGTGCGTTGTCGCTGCCTCAGGGATCGTTGTCTGGCCGGACGAACGACCGAAGGAGAGAAGGCGATGGCGACCACGATGGTGAACGGTGTGGAGCTGTTCTACGAGGCGGCGGGGGCGGGCGAGTGCCTCGTGCTGACCCACGGGTCCTGGACCGACGGGACGGGCTGGGAGCCGGCGGTGGCGGGGTTGGCCGAGCGGTACCGGGTCGCGGTGTGGGACCGGCGCGGTCATTCCCGCAGCCAGGCGGGCGATGGGCCTGGTAGTCGTGCCGAGGATGCCGCCGATCTCGCGGGGTTGATCGAACGGGTGAGTGACGAACCCGTGCACGTCGCCGGCAACTCCTACGGTGCCAACATCACCTTGACCCTCCTCACTGAGCGGCCCGACCTGGTCGCCACTGCCTCGGTGCACGAGCCGCCACTGTGGGGCCTTCTCGAGGGGACGCGCGATCAGGCGCTCGTCGACGAGCTGGGCGCCGCAGACGCCAACCTGGCGGTCGTGCGGGACCTG
Proteins encoded in this region:
- a CDS encoding alpha/beta hydrolase, coding for MATTMVNGVELFYEAAGAGECLVLTHGSWTDGTGWEPAVAGLAERYRVAVWDRRGHSRSQAGDGPGSRAEDAADLAGLIERVSDEPVHVAGNSYGANITLTLLTERPDLVATASVHEPPLWGLLEGTRDQALVDELGAADANLAVVRDLISSGDHRGAAEHFIEHVALGPGSWEQLPGPFRAVLEANAPTYLDELADQTALSIDNAALAKTAVPLLFTHGTESPKLFPAVIAELRKLVPAARVEVLEGAGHIPHATHPDEWVARLTAFHDQCRAVRQ